TTGCTGAATATAGTGATGAAATAAAAGATAAACTTTATTCATTTGGGCTTGATTTAGGTTTATTATTTCAAATTCAAGATGATATTATTGATGAGACGCAAACTGAAGAAGAAGCAGGTAAAACTACACAAAACGATGAGGCTAAAAACTCATTTGTAAATCTTTTAGGTTTACAAGGTGCAAAAGAGGCAGCTGATAATTTAGCCAAAAAGTGTGAAAATCAATTAGAAAAATTTGATGAAACTTTAAAAGAAAACTTGATAGAACTACTGTCAAAATACCTTTTTAGACACAATTCATAAAACTTTAGTCAATTATACTCATACCTCTTGACAAATTATCAAAAATTTTATAAAATTTGGCACTCTATTTTTTTGAGTGCTAATATTTTAAATATAGACTTTATAGGAGAATTAAATGAATTTTAAACCATTAGGAAAAAGAGTTCTTGCTCAAAGAACTGAAGTTGAAGAAAAAACTGCGAGCGGAATCATCCTAGTAGATTCTGCAAAAGAAAAACCTAATACTGCAAAAGTAATTGCTGTTGGTTCTGAAGTATCAGAATTAAAAGAAGGTGATATTATTGTATTTGAACAATACAGAGGATCAGAACTTTCATTAGAAGGTGAAGATTATTTAGTATTAGATATTGAAAATATTATAGGGGTTATGTAATAAATAGGTTACTTAGCAACCTAAGCACTTACATAAAATTATTTTACATAGTAAAATTTTTAATAAATAAAAAACGTTTATAAAAGGAAATGAATATGGCAAAAGAGATTACTTTTAGTGATAATGCAAGAAATAAATTATTCTCAGGTGTTGAAAAATTAGCAGATGCAGTAAAAGTTACAATGGGACCTAGAGGAAGAAATGTACTTTTACAAAAATCATTTGGTGCTCCAACAATTACAAAAGATGGTGTATCTGTTGCAAGAGAGATTGAATTAGCTGATACATTAGAAAATATGGGAGCTCAATTAGTAAAAGAAGTTGCTTCTAAAACAGCAGATGAAGCTGGTGATGGAACTACAACTGCAACAGTTTTAGCTCACTCTGTATTTAAAGAGGGACTAAGAAATGTTACTGCTGGTGCAAACCCTATCTCTTTAAAAAGAGGAATGGATAAAGCTTGTGAAGCTATTTTAGCTAACTTAAAAGCTTCATCAAAAGTTATTGCTGATAAAACTGAAATTGAGCAAGTTGCTACAATCTCTGCAAATTCAGATAAAGCAATTGGTTCTATGATTGCTGAAGCAATGGATAAAGTTGGAAAAGATGGTGTTATTACTGTTGAGGAAGCAAAAGGTATTTCAGATGAGTTAGATGTAGTTGAAGGTATGCAGTTTGATAGAGGATATTTATCTCCATACTTTGTAACTAATTCTGAAAAAATGATTGCTGAATTAGAGAATCCATTTATTCTTTTATATGATAAAAAAATCTCTAGCTTAAAAGAGATGTTACCAATTTTAGAGTCTGTAAATCAATCAGGGAGACCACTATTAATTGTTGCAGAAGATGTAGATGGTGAAGCATTAGCTACATTAGTTGTAAATAGATTAAGAGGTTCTTTAAATATTGCTGCTGTTAAAGCACCAGGATTTGGTGATAGAAGAAAAGCAATGTTAGAAGATATTGCTGTATTAACTGGTGGTACTGTTATTTCTGAAGAGATGGGAATGAAACTTGAAACTGCTGAGTTCTCTTGTTTAGGAACTGCTGCAAGAGTTGTAATTGATAAAGATAATACAACAATTGTAGATGGTACAGGAAGTGCTGAAATGGTTCAAAATAGAGTTAACCAAATTAAAGCAGAGATTGAAAATACTACTTCAGATTATGATAGAGAAAAACTTCAAGAAAGACTTGCTAAGCTTTCTGGTGGTGTTGCTGTAATTAAAGTAGGTGCTGCAACAGAAACAGAAATGAAAGAGAAAAAAGATAGAGTTGATGATGCTTTATCTGCAACAAGAGCTGCAGTTGAAGAAGGTATCGTAATTGGTGGTGGAGCTGCATTAATTAGAGCTGCTGCTAAAGTAAACTTAGAACTTGAAGGTGATGAGCAAATTGGTGCAGATATTGTATTAAGAGCTATTAAAGCACCAATGAAACAAATTGCAACAAATGCTGGATTTGATGCTGGTGTTGTTGTAAATGAAGTTGAAAAATCTGATAATGAAAACTTTGGATTTAATGCTGCTACTGGTGAATATGTTGATATGTTTGAAGCAGGAATTGTTGACCCAGCAAAAGTTGAAAGAGTTGCAATGCAAAATGCAGTATCTGTAGCTTCATTATTATTAACTACAGAAGCAACTGTAACAGATATTAAAGAAGATAAAGCAGGACCAGCAATGCCAGATATGGGTGGAATGGGAATGCCAGGAATGATGTAAGAAAAGGAATAATTGAAAGCCAATAGTTTGGCTTTCATCCTTTTCGCAAGCGTAGGATATATGCAAAAGTAATTTGCATTTTTTGAAGCTTAAATATTTATAACAGCTTTGTTCTGAAATATAGCCATAAAAAAAGGGAAGATTTTCATCTTCCCTTTTTCCCTTATCTATAAATAAAACTCATATTTATAAATTTACTTTCTAGTAAATTTTTTTAACTAAGTTTTTAACAATACTAAAATAGAAGTTCCTTTGTCATTCGCACCTCCAGTAGTGTTTTCTTAAAACAATTATGCTCCTATTAAGCTTAAAATTTTATAAAGTCAGTTTCTTTTTTTGAGATAAGATTTTTTAGATTTTCTATTGACTCTTTATGCATTTTAAGATACTCACTTGAGCTTTGCCCTGTATATATATAAAAATCCATATTTCTAATTTTAAGAATATTTTTAAAGTCTTCTTTTTTTAAATTTTCAAATTCAAAATGGGTATTAATATATTTTTCTTGATAGTTATTAAATATCTCATTTTTATATGAATCATCAATAATTTGATTATTCTCAACTAATACATTTGAAGATTGATTTATTTGAGGACATGAACTATCTACATAGATATTATTATCTAGATTTGGACTTAAGGGATAAGTTCTACATACAGTCGGTCTATTTTCATAAATAGTACATCTTTGATTTTTTTGATATGGACAGTAGTCTTTGCCATTTGTTAAAATAATTACCGGTTTAATAAAGCCTAAATCTCCAAAGATAAAAAGGATAGGAAAATTTTTATATATCTTAACAAACTCTTCTTTTAAAATTTGAGAGTAAGTTGTTCCTCTTAAACCATTACAACAATTTGCTTCACAATTACTACATGAACCAAAAGTAAATTTTAAATTTGATGTTTCAATAAATTCTTTCATATTCTCTCTTAATTTATTAATTTAAGTGTAACAAAGTTTTGTTAAAATGCCTAAAACTATTTTAATGGAAGATAAAATGAAAGAAAAATTAGTAGAAATTATAAAAGAAGCAGGAAAATTATTAAAAGAGGGATATTTTTCTAATAAAGAAGTTAACTTTAAAGCAAAAAAAGATTTAGTTACTAAATATGATGTTGCAGTAGAAAACTATTTAAAAAAAGAGTTTTTAAAAGAGTTTACTGATTTTAATATTATTGCAGAGGAATCAGATAATACAAATATAGAGTTTAATAATTCAATAATTATTGATCCAATCGATGGAACTACAAACTTTGTAAATCAAGTACCGCATACTTGTATCTCAGTTGGAGTTTATAAGGATAAAAAACCCTTTATTGGAATAGTCTATAATCCTATTTTAGATGAATTATATGAAGCACAAATTGGCCAAGGAGCTTTTTTAAATGGAGAAAAACTAGAAGTTTCAAAAGAGAATGATTTTCAAAAATCTTTATTAGCTACGGGTTTTCCTTATAGTAATAGTACAAATCAAGATGATTTAAATGATGTAATAGAAAAAATAAGAGTCATTCTTCCACGATGTCAAGATATTAGAAGGCTTGGAAGTGCTGCAATTGATTTATGTTTTATCGCTCGAGGGACTTATGAAGGCTATTATGAGATGAATTTAAAAGCGTGGGATGTAAGTGCAGGTATTATTATTTTACAAGAAGCAGGTGGTAAGTTTACAAGTTTAACAGGAAGTGAATATACCCTTTTTGAAGATAAATATATAGTTGCATCAAATGGTTTAATTCATGATGAGCTTGTTGAACTACTAAATCAGTAAAGTAACAATTTAGAACTTTTTAGGTAATATATCTGATTTTAAAAAAAATGAAGGCTGTAAAAGAATGTGTGGAATAGTTGGATATATAGGAAAGCAAAATACAACAAAAATTTTATTAGATGGGCTAAAAGAACTAGAATATAGAGGATATGATTCTGCAGGAATTGCTCTTTTAAATAAAGAAAAGATTGATGTATTT
This sequence is a window from Halarcobacter bivalviorum. Protein-coding genes within it:
- a CDS encoding YkgJ family cysteine cluster protein, which translates into the protein MKEFIETSNLKFTFGSCSNCEANCCNGLRGTTYSQILKEEFVKIYKNFPILFIFGDLGFIKPVIILTNGKDYCPYQKNQRCTIYENRPTVCRTYPLSPNLDNNIYVDSSCPQINQSSNVLVENNQIIDDSYKNEIFNNYQEKYINTHFEFENLKKEDFKNILKIRNMDFYIYTGQSSSEYLKMHKESIENLKNLISKKETDFIKF
- the groL gene encoding chaperonin GroEL (60 kDa chaperone family; promotes refolding of misfolded polypeptides especially under stressful conditions; forms two stacked rings of heptamers to form a barrel-shaped 14mer; ends can be capped by GroES; misfolded proteins enter the barrel where they are refolded when GroES binds), translating into MAKEITFSDNARNKLFSGVEKLADAVKVTMGPRGRNVLLQKSFGAPTITKDGVSVAREIELADTLENMGAQLVKEVASKTADEAGDGTTTATVLAHSVFKEGLRNVTAGANPISLKRGMDKACEAILANLKASSKVIADKTEIEQVATISANSDKAIGSMIAEAMDKVGKDGVITVEEAKGISDELDVVEGMQFDRGYLSPYFVTNSEKMIAELENPFILLYDKKISSLKEMLPILESVNQSGRPLLIVAEDVDGEALATLVVNRLRGSLNIAAVKAPGFGDRRKAMLEDIAVLTGGTVISEEMGMKLETAEFSCLGTAARVVIDKDNTTIVDGTGSAEMVQNRVNQIKAEIENTTSDYDREKLQERLAKLSGGVAVIKVGAATETEMKEKKDRVDDALSATRAAVEEGIVIGGGAALIRAAAKVNLELEGDEQIGADIVLRAIKAPMKQIATNAGFDAGVVVNEVEKSDNENFGFNAATGEYVDMFEAGIVDPAKVERVAMQNAVSVASLLLTTEATVTDIKEDKAGPAMPDMGGMGMPGMM
- a CDS encoding inositol monophosphatase family protein, with the protein product MKEKLVEIIKEAGKLLKEGYFSNKEVNFKAKKDLVTKYDVAVENYLKKEFLKEFTDFNIIAEESDNTNIEFNNSIIIDPIDGTTNFVNQVPHTCISVGVYKDKKPFIGIVYNPILDELYEAQIGQGAFLNGEKLEVSKENDFQKSLLATGFPYSNSTNQDDLNDVIEKIRVILPRCQDIRRLGSAAIDLCFIARGTYEGYYEMNLKAWDVSAGIIILQEAGGKFTSLTGSEYTLFEDKYIVASNGLIHDELVELLNQ
- the groES gene encoding co-chaperone GroES, which translates into the protein MNFKPLGKRVLAQRTEVEEKTASGIILVDSAKEKPNTAKVIAVGSEVSELKEGDIIVFEQYRGSELSLEGEDYLVLDIENIIGVM